Proteins from a single region of Coregonus clupeaformis isolate EN_2021a chromosome 19, ASM2061545v1, whole genome shotgun sequence:
- the LOC121531482 gene encoding interleukin-17 receptor A: MDLYCIWLIISGLTLTSTLRVLEWPPLNCTQQDLQCSVHINNCSDEGWIKPRRQAPNSPEWLPGSQQHVFVSRGESGYLQPVISLSWSLQVNGGVVAIRGTEVHVIEEASNQSICVRYIFHNKIKNMMTNWNPWTFSLDRIVVDPEHRYSVSVYNLPKPDLGNYRLDKIITIPGCKDPRIKEAKVCLENGSLWDPQLSWTVPVDGGERLIITVGFKTSEFSEEYQISIQNTQHSQHVMRENRTSLNMTFELDVWQLPPCEMLIVIQPFFIRCKSNCLHHQTKVNYCSYYQRPPTYSRSLMIKALLGLTIASGFLAYLLQKTSHTDPGNQLLTTPRSELEGVQAQEKRRKVFIVYSLDHPLYIEIILKLCAFLMVKCGTEVVLDLLDSARLGVVGSVQWLDWQREQIVKSSDKILILCSRGVRAKWRAMCDGAKTQVTLREDVRSPMGDMLTPALSLLVPSFVRSGTFQNYMVAYFEDVCSEEDVPSPFNITVRYKLMKHFEELLFRLLDKEKHEPGRVNRIEGITEDEYFHCPSGKALRGAVEAFHAYQLEHPNWFEDELVKDTDADVEEEEPTLEHHAIGQPNESPITIRQSVPSSPSDRVCQSAKKMDLPLSSMM; this comes from the exons ATGGACCTGTACTGTATTTGGTTGATCATCTCCGGACTTACTCTGACATCAACTCTCAGGGTTCTGGAATGGCCACCCCTGAACTGCACACAACAG GATCTTCAATGCAGCGTTCACATTA ATAACTGTTCAGATGAGGGCTGGATTAAACCCAGACGTCAGGCACCTAACAGTCCGGAGTGGCTCCCAGGCTCACAGCAGCATGTGTTTGTGAGTAGAGGGGAGAGTGGCTATCTGCAGCCCGTGATCTCTCTGAGCTGGAGTCTACAAGTTAATG GAGGTGTAGTCGCCATCCGTGGGACCGAGGTGCACGTCATTGAAGAGGCCAGTAATCAAAGCATATGTGTCCGATACATCTTCCATAACAAAATCAAAAACATGATGACCAACTGGAACCCG TGGACATTTTCCTTGGACAGAATTGTGGTGGACCCTGAACACAGGTATTCTGTTTCTGTCTACAATTTACCAAAACCAGACCTGGGGAATTACAGACTTGACAAAATCATTACAATCCCAG GATGCAAGGATCCAAGAATAAAAGAAGCCAAAGTGTGTTTGGAAAACG GCAGTCTTTGGGACCCCCAGCTGTCCTGGACTGTGCCagtggatggaggagagagactgatcaTCACAGTGGGTTTTAAAACATCGGAGTTCTCTGAGGAGTACCAGATATCCATCCAGAACACTCAACACTCACAGCATGTCATGAGG GAGAATAGAACATCATTGAATATGACTTTTGAACTGGATGTATGGCAGCTGCCTCCATGTGAAATGCTCATTGTG ATTCAGCCATTTTTCATACGGTGCAAGAGCAACTGTTTGCATCACCAGACAAAGGTTAACTACTGCTCCT ACTATCAAAGGCCGCCCACTTACAGCCGATCTTTGATGATAAAAGCATTACTGGGGCTGACCATTGCTAGTGGTTTCCTGGCTTATTTGCTGCAAAAAACATCCCATACAG ATCCAGGAAACCAGCTCCTGACCACTCCCAGAAGTGAACTGGAGGGTGTCCAAGCACAAGAGAAAAGGAGGAAAGTCTTCATCGTCTACTCTCTGGACCATCCTCTGTACATAGAGATCATCCTGAAGCTCTGTGCTTTCCTCATGGTTAAGTGTGGCACAGAG GTGGTGCTGGACTTGCTGGACTCTGCCCGGCTGGGAGTTGTGGGTAGTGTCCAGTGGCTGGACTGGCAGAGGGAACAGATTGTTAAGTCCTCAGACAAGATCCTAATCCTGTGTTCGCGGGGGGTAAGGGCCAAATGGAGAGCAATGTGTGATGGTGCCAAAACCCAGGTGACCCTGAGAGAGGATGTACGTTCCCCCATGGGGGACATGCTCACCCCTGCACTCAGCCTCCTGGTGCCCAGCTTCGTGAGATCTGGGACGTTCCAGAACTACATGGTGGCTTACTTTGAGGACGTGTGTTCCGAGGAGGATGTTCCGTCTCCGTTTAACATCACAGTGAG GTACAAACTGATGAAGCATTTTGAGGAGCTCCTCTTCAGGCTCCTGGATAAAGAGAAACATGAGCCAGGGAGGGTGAATCGCATTGAAGGCATCACAGAGGACGAGTATTTTCACTGTCCCTCAGGGAAAGCGTTGCGGGGCGCAGTGGAGGCTTTCCATGCCTATCAGCTGGAGCATCCAAACTGGTTTGAGGATGAACTAGTAAAGGACACAGATGCGGACGTGGAAGAGGAGGAGCCTACCCTGGAGCATCATGCTATAGGACAACCAAATGAGAGCCCCATCACCATCAGACAGAGTGTGCCATCATCACCATCAGAcagagtgtgccagagtgcaaaGAAGATGGACCTCCCACTCTCATCAATGATGTGA
- the LOC121531627 gene encoding troponin I, cardiac muscle codes for MSEGPKKYSATRRLLLKTKLLKKAGIMLVAEFADKKRERESALNERAPPLKLSGLSVQELQDLCKDLHKKIDIVDEARYDMEIKVGKNDLEIKSLTQKIDEIKGSKKPTLKRVKKSAADALLGAVADTGKMKADFTSGLKKVKKEEEKKEEVTDWRKNVDAMSGMEGRKKLFDAGK; via the exons ATGTCTGAAGG ACCG AAAAAGTATTCGGCAACACGCCGGCTGCTCCTAAAG ACCAAACTGCTGAAAAAGGCAGGGATAATGCTGGTGGCTGAGTTTGCGGACAAGAAACGTGAAAGAGAGAGCGCTCTGAATGAGAGAGCCCCACCCCTCAAACTGTCTGGCCTGTCTGTGCAGGAGCTACAG GACCTCTGTAAAGACCTACACAAAAAGATTGATATCGTAGATGAGGCACGATATGACATGGAAATCAAAGTGGGGAAAAATGATTTAGAG ATTAAGTCGCTGACCCAGAAGATCGACGAGATAAAGGGGTCGAAGAAGCCTACTCTGAAGAGGGTGAAGAAGTCTGCTGCTGATGCCTTGCTGGGAGCCGTGGCCGACACTGGCAAAATGAAGGCTGACTTCACATCCGGCCTCAAAAAAGTCaagaaggaagaggagaag AAAGAGGAGGTGACTGACTGGCGTAAGAATGTGGATGCCATGTCTGGCATGGAGGGTAGAAAGAAGCTGTTTGATGCTGGAAAATAA